The sequence below is a genomic window from Ammospiza nelsoni isolate bAmmNel1 chromosome 33, bAmmNel1.pri, whole genome shotgun sequence.
gcagccccctcccctcagcccccagcccctggtgacaccctgcagcccccccagcccctggtgacaccctgcagcccccaatgtcaccctgcagccccctcccctcagcccccagtgtcaccctgcagcccccccagcccctggtgacaccctgcagcccccagtgtcaccctgcagccccctcccctcctgcagggagTCACGGGGGGGGGGCGGTGGGGGCACTGAGGGATGGGGCCGGGGTGGGATGGGCTGGAAGCTCGAGTAGGGGCGAGGGGTGAAGGAGGGGACACGGCAGAAGAGGCCTGAGGGGAGGAGGCAAAGCTTAGGATGGGGCACTCCATTTCTTCCAGACCAAAgctgcagcaaaacaaaactctgccctggcagtgctgaacGCCTCCTGCAAACGGACCCCAGGAACCTGAGTTTTGCTTCCCAGGGATAAAAGCCCTAAAACATCCTTATCCAGCGTCGGTGTCCAGAGGTCCGTGGTCCCGAATCACCTTCTGCCTCCTTAATTTGCAGATGGGGCAGGATTTCTCCCCAGCAAAAGCTGCAAGGACCTGTGGCTTTGGCTGGCCTAGCACAGCCAGATCCATTCTCTAAACCTGTCCCAAGACACTCCAGTCCAAGGCTCTCCCTTCTGTGCTCAGGAGCCCCTTCTGGTTTTCCTCAGACCTCCCTAAGGGTCAGAACATGCTCAGCAACGCCCCAAACTCCCACAAATTTGTCCCATCCCCGAGGGGGCCGTGCCACCCCCACGCCAGCACCCCAACTCCCctgtggggaggggaaaaaacgCCAGAGgagacaggagcagaggaggcagagacAGACCCTTTATAGGAATCGTGCTGGGAGAGCCCAGCAGGCGGAGCCCCCTTGGCTGGGGCGGGGGGTTACGAGGGTCTGGGGGCTCGGGGCGATGTCGGGGGCGGCTCAGCTGCGCTCCTCCAGGCTCAGGCGGTCAAACAGGTACTCGCCCAGGCCACTCGGGGCCCCCCCGCCGTTGTTGAGGCGCCGCAGGTTGGTGGCGTAGTCGCCCAGAGCCTTGATGGCCTTCACCTGCTCGTCCAGGTAGTGTGACTCCAGGAAGTCACAGAGCTGCGGGACAGGGCAGGGgtcaggcagggctgagggtcTGGGCAAGGGGAGGGACCCCGAGGCAGCAGGAGATCCCAAAATCTCCCCTGGGAAtgggagggtgggcagagctcctgccccaggaggGTGCATTGCACCTGGGCAGGGCcctttttggggggtggggaCCCCCAGGAAATACTCACCGTACGGCCACGGCTGTAACCGTGCCCCCCAACCCCCCCCGGTCACTCTGGGAGGCGCCACAGACACCCCCGACCCCCTGGGGGGGTCACAGAGACACCCCGACCCCCCCAGGTCATTCTAGGGAGGGTCACAGAcaccccccagccccacatcaGGGGGTGGAACCGCAGGATCCCCCCCAACCCCCGATCCCCGGGGTGATCCCgtgggaaaagggaggaactgggagcactgggagatgAGGGGGGTCGGGGGAGAGTCAGACCCTTGAGGTGGGGGGGGGTGGTTCAAACCCTTGAGGAGGAGGGGGGGGGCGATGAAGGCCGAAGCAGGGGGCGGGGGTCTCACTCACGTGGGGGTCTCCCTTCTCGGCAGCCAGGGcgtgcagctccagcagcgcCTGGTTCACCgacttctccagctgcagcGCCGCCTCCACCGCCTCCAGCGCCGAGCCCCAGGTGTCCCGCTCCGGCTTCTGCGGGGCACCGCCGTCACCTGGAGGCGCCCAGGTGCGGCAGGTGCCCCCCTCGATCccccagacacacagacacacgcaCCTTGATGTCCTGCAGCAGGATGCGGCCGCCGCGGTTGCTCTGGAAGCGCAGCAGCCCCTCGGCGTGCTCCCGCTCCTCCCGCGACTGCTCCAGGAAGTACCGCGACAGTCGCGACAGGGCCACGTCGTCCCTATCGAAGTAGAAGCCctaggggagggaggagaggtcAGCGGGAgccccccaggacccctccccaccccccaaaTTCCTGGGATCCCGCCCTGCCAgcagcggggcggggcgggaTTTTGGGGCGCACCACGGGGGTGGGGGTCCCCCAAGGCCCGGTGGTCCCGAGCCCCCCCTACCATGGACAGGTAGACGTAGGAGGCGTAGAGCTCCATGTTGGCCATGCGGTTGATGGCGGCCTCGCAGTCGCGGTGGTAATTCTGGCGGACCTGGGACTCCATGGCGGCGCGGACGGACAgatggacggacggacggacggagcGGCTCGGGAGCGGCGGGACGGATGGACGGACGGAGGGAGCCGCGAGCAGCCGGTTCCGTTCAAGCACTGTTGAAGCGAGAACGCGGCTGTGGCCGCTCAACGTCCGCCGAGGGGGTTTTATGGCCCTTCCCCGCCGCGGGGGCGGAGAGAAGGGGgcgcgccccccgcccccgTTTCGCCCGGGAGGACCCGCGTGGCCTTGGCCCTTGTCCCCGTTTGTCACACGGCCCCGCAGTCAGCATGactgggcaggatttgggggggGTCGGGGGGGGGTTCCACCCCACCTTTGTGCGCCCCCCATGAGTGGGGGAGACCGGGAGAGGGGGGACTGGCGAGGtcggggggcacaggggggctggggaggagctgggggtcacgggggggggggggctgggggcggttttggggtgtcctggggtgccGGTTGCCCGTTAATCGGAGtggggggctggggcagagccgcAGGTCACCGGCGGGtcggggggcacaggggggctggggaggagttggggggcacaggggggctggggaggagttGGGGGGcggttttggggtgtcctggggtgccGGTTGCTCGTTAATCAGAGtggggggctggggcagagccgcAGGTCACCGGTGGGtcggggggcaca
It includes:
- the LOC132085923 gene encoding ferritin heavy chain A-like, with protein sequence MESQVRQNYHRDCEAAINRMANMELYASYVYLSMGFYFDRDDVALSRLSRYFLEQSREEREHAEGLLRFQSNRGGRILLQDIKKPERDTWGSALEAVEAALQLEKSVNQALLELHALAAEKGDPHLCDFLESHYLDEQVKAIKALGDYATNLRRLNNGGGAPSGLGEYLFDRLSLEERS